Proteins from a single region of Lasioglossum baleicum chromosome 1, iyLasBale1, whole genome shotgun sequence:
- the LOC143208777 gene encoding SH3 domain-binding glutamic acid-rich protein homolog isoform X1 has product MVVKIYISGISGNKEVSAKQPQSTSTERNDILCRELSEPEPEPRETERHRGFVKKRQQRVLMILDSKNVEYETIDITEPGKEMEKEFMQSNGIARDSKYPLPPQMFNEEEYCGDYEDFDLANEMDELEEFLKVAPPASAAGAAQNKNIQENGNTTSREPSTDKDATAVEKESLEDRTTLPNESIQSDESKPAEDDGGTNITAEEDVEHPEKSADKNEEKSNDQEQEE; this is encoded by the exons ATGGTCGTGAAAATCTACATATCGGGTATCAGCGGCAACAAGGAAGTGAGTGCGAAACAACCGCAGTCGACGAGCACCGAGCGTAATGATATTTTGTGCCGAGAGCTCTCAGAGCCAGAGCCAGagccgagagagacagagagacacagAGGattt GTGAAAAAGAGACAGCAGCGTGTCCTAATGATATTAGATAGTAAAAATGTAGAGTATGAGACAATCGATATAACAGAGCCTGGAAAGGAGATGGAAAAGGAGTTCATGCAGTCCAATGGCATTGCGAGGGACAGCAAGTATCCGTTACCTCCACAAATGTTTAACGAAGAGGAATACTGTGGG GATTACGAGGATTTCGATTTGGCAAATGAGATGGACGAATTGGAAGAGTTTTTGAAGGTGGCCCCTCCTGCTAGCGCAGCCGGTGCAGCTCAGAATAAGAACATCCAAGAAAATGGAAATACCACAAGTCGAGAG CCCTCCACAGACAAGGATGCGACTGCAGTGGAAAAAGAAAG CCTAGAGGACAGGACGACTCTGCCAAATGAAAGTATACAGTCGGACGAATCTAAACCTGCGGAAGACGATGGCGGGACAAATATCACAGCCGAGGAAGACGTAGAACATCCAGAGAAAAGCGCCGATAAgaacgaagaaaaatcgaacGATCAAGAACAAGAAGAGTAG
- the LOC143208777 gene encoding SH3 domain-binding glutamic acid-rich protein homolog isoform X2 has translation MVVKIYISGISGNKEVKKRQQRVLMILDSKNVEYETIDITEPGKEMEKEFMQSNGIARDSKYPLPPQMFNEEEYCGDYEDFDLANEMDELEEFLKVAPPASAAGAAQNKNIQENGNTTSREPSTDKDATAVEKESLEDRTTLPNESIQSDESKPAEDDGGTNITAEEDVEHPEKSADKNEEKSNDQEQEE, from the exons ATGGTCGTGAAAATCTACATATCGGGTATCAGCGGCAACAAGGAA GTGAAAAAGAGACAGCAGCGTGTCCTAATGATATTAGATAGTAAAAATGTAGAGTATGAGACAATCGATATAACAGAGCCTGGAAAGGAGATGGAAAAGGAGTTCATGCAGTCCAATGGCATTGCGAGGGACAGCAAGTATCCGTTACCTCCACAAATGTTTAACGAAGAGGAATACTGTGGG GATTACGAGGATTTCGATTTGGCAAATGAGATGGACGAATTGGAAGAGTTTTTGAAGGTGGCCCCTCCTGCTAGCGCAGCCGGTGCAGCTCAGAATAAGAACATCCAAGAAAATGGAAATACCACAAGTCGAGAG CCCTCCACAGACAAGGATGCGACTGCAGTGGAAAAAGAAAG CCTAGAGGACAGGACGACTCTGCCAAATGAAAGTATACAGTCGGACGAATCTAAACCTGCGGAAGACGATGGCGGGACAAATATCACAGCCGAGGAAGACGTAGAACATCCAGAGAAAAGCGCCGATAAgaacgaagaaaaatcgaacGATCAAGAACAAGAAGAGTAG
- the LOC143208777 gene encoding SH3 domain-binding glutamic acid-rich protein homolog isoform X3, whose product MILDSKNVEYETIDITEPGKEMEKEFMQSNGIARDSKYPLPPQMFNEEEYCGDYEDFDLANEMDELEEFLKVAPPASAAGAAQNKNIQENGNTTSREPSTDKDATAVEKESLEDRTTLPNESIQSDESKPAEDDGGTNITAEEDVEHPEKSADKNEEKSNDQEQEE is encoded by the exons ATGATATTAGATAGTAAAAATGTAGAGTATGAGACAATCGATATAACAGAGCCTGGAAAGGAGATGGAAAAGGAGTTCATGCAGTCCAATGGCATTGCGAGGGACAGCAAGTATCCGTTACCTCCACAAATGTTTAACGAAGAGGAATACTGTGGG GATTACGAGGATTTCGATTTGGCAAATGAGATGGACGAATTGGAAGAGTTTTTGAAGGTGGCCCCTCCTGCTAGCGCAGCCGGTGCAGCTCAGAATAAGAACATCCAAGAAAATGGAAATACCACAAGTCGAGAG CCCTCCACAGACAAGGATGCGACTGCAGTGGAAAAAGAAAG CCTAGAGGACAGGACGACTCTGCCAAATGAAAGTATACAGTCGGACGAATCTAAACCTGCGGAAGACGATGGCGGGACAAATATCACAGCCGAGGAAGACGTAGAACATCCAGAGAAAAGCGCCGATAAgaacgaagaaaaatcgaacGATCAAGAACAAGAAGAGTAG
- the Kri gene encoding uracil phosphoribosyltransferase krishah: protein MYLVPTAFEELLYAREGSDMGSTEITSVTKYSNDTNNDVNDVYGPNLRILPCNNQVKELQTILRDKNTTRSDFKFYADRLIRLVIEESLNQLPFSKCVVTTPTGAKYNGLKYQKGNCGVSIVRSGEAMEQGLRDCCRSIRIGKILVESDVDTHEARVVYAKFPDDISERKVLLMYPIMSTGNTVIKAIAVLKEHNVLEENIILSNLFCTPIAAKSLVTAFPQMKILTSEIHSVAPNHFGQKYFGCSRFVAGETANMQGKDI from the exons ATGTATTTAGTTCCAACAGCCTTCGAAGAGCTATTGTATGCACGCGAAGGATCCGACATGGGCAGCACGGAAATAACATCGGTCACCAAGTATTCGAACGATACCAATAACGATGTCAATGACGTGTACGGGCCAAATTTGAGGATTCTTCCGTGCAACAATCAGGTGAAGGAACTGCAAACAATATTGCGAGACAA AAACACCACGAGGAGCGACTTCAAATTCTACGCAGACCGACTG ATAAGATTGGTTATCGAAGAGAGCTTGAATCAACTTCCGTTCTCGAAATGCGTGGTCACTACAcccacaggagccaaatacaaTGGCTTGAAGTATCAGAAAGGAAATTGTGGAGTGTCTATAGTGAGAAGCGGAGAAGCGATGGAGCAG GGTTTAAGAGACTGTTGTCGTAGCATAAGaatcggaaaaatattagtTGAAAGCGACGTAGACACTCACGAAGCTAGGGTTGTCTACGCAAAGTTTCCAGACGATATATCTGAAAGAAAAGTGTTGTTAATGTACCCTATTATGA GTACCGGGAATACTGTGATAAAGGCAATCGCCGTCTTAAAGGAGCATAATGTACTTGAagagaacataatattatcaaatttattttgtacACCAATCGCAGCAAAATCTCTAGTCACTGCCTTTCCTCAG ATGAAGATTTTGACATCGGAGATTCATAGTGTAGCCCCAAATCATTTTGGACAAAAATACTTTG GATGTTCACGTTTCGTCGCAGGAGAGACTGCAAACATGCAAGGCAAAGATATTTGA